One genomic segment of Hevea brasiliensis isolate MT/VB/25A 57/8 chromosome 3, ASM3005281v1, whole genome shotgun sequence includes these proteins:
- the LOC110646291 gene encoding uncharacterized protein At2g37660, chloroplastic translates to MADSRPTTVLVTGAGGRTGSIVYKKLKERSGQYVARGLVRTQDSKEKIGGADDVFVGDIREAEIITPAIQGIDALIILTSAVPKMKPGFDPSKGGRPEFYYEDGAYPEQVDWIGQKNQIDAAKAAGVNQIILVGSMGGTNPNHPLNSLGNGNILIWKRKAEQYLADSGIPYTIIRAGGLQDKEGGVRELLVGKDDELLQTDTRAIARADVAEVCIEALAYEEAKFKAFDLASKPEGTGTPTKDFKALFSQVTTRF, encoded by the exons ATGGCGGATTCGCGTCCAACCACTGTTCTTGTCACTGGAGCTGGTGGCAGAACtg GTTCAATAGTTTATAAGAAATTGAAGGAGAGGTCTGGCCAATATGTTGCACGAGGTTTGGTCAGAACTCAAGATAGCAAAGAGAAAATTGGTGGAGCAGATGATGTTTTTGTTGGGGATATTAGGGAAGCAGAAATTATCACCCCTGCTATCCAAGGAATTGATGCTCTCATAATTCTCACAAGTGCAGTGCCGAAGATGAAACCTGGGTTTGATCCGTCCAAAGGTGGAAGGCCTGAGTTTTATTATGAAGATGGAGCATATCCTGAACAG GTTGACTGGATTGGTCAGAAGAATCAAATAGACGCTG CTAAGGCGGCGGGAGTGAATCAGATTATTTTGGTTGGGTCTATGGGTGGGACAAATCCAAACCATCCCTTAAACAGTTTGGGCAATGGGAATATATTG ATTTGGAAGAGAAAGGCTGAACAGTATTTGGCTGATTCTGGTATCCCATACACAATTATAAG GGCTGGAGGCCTGCAAGATAAAGAAGGCGGCGTCCGAGAATTACTTGTTGGGAAGGATGATGAACTTCTTCAAACAGATACAAGAGCCATTGCAAGGGCTGATGTTGCAGAAGTCTGCATTGAG GCATTAGCATACGAGGAAGCTAAATTTAAGGCATTTGACTTAGCCTCCAAGCCAGAGGGAACTGGCACTCCAACAAAAGATTTTAAGGCTCTCTTCTCCCAAGTCACCACTcgattttga